The following proteins are co-located in the Candidatus Bathyarchaeota archaeon genome:
- a CDS encoding TldD/PmbA family protein → MTSDENWQFLTNTVHKVMKALEMKNVTHAEAFFASKEIIEVTIRNSEIFTQNKINDSGVGFRIAISGKVGFACTNTMNEKVISKAAEKALDIAKVSSEVPHFALPDTGKAPNVKGLFDARVAEMDQEEAISIAKRAISAAEDFDKRVIAKDGRVLFESDRVGVINTLSVDFEERGTRAVIYLVGGGDQDGEVTSSCYDAKFSRVANLKPEAIGENVARKVIQLFGPKPVKSFEGTVIFGPEAVSYQIVDVLVDALKGDNALSGRSVWIKDVGQNIGSQPLTVSDNAILENGFGSRSFDDEGYPSQNSVLIKDGELKGFLYDATTANAFQKRNTGNASRSPRGFELVNMIIGTSYRTTPQISISNMMMHSGSKTKEQLISETKKGVLVESMAGFPQEGSGMVSAQLSQAFFILDGEIKHPIKNGMVTGVVFDWLKHITAMGNDSKQFQDAVVPSLKVEEVRVVGA, encoded by the coding sequence ATGACTTCAGATGAGAATTGGCAATTTTTGACCAATACGGTTCACAAGGTCATGAAGGCCCTTGAAATGAAGAATGTAACCCACGCAGAAGCATTTTTCGCAAGTAAGGAAATAATAGAAGTTACAATCAGGAACTCTGAAATATTTACACAAAACAAGATTAACGACTCTGGTGTCGGGTTCAGAATTGCCATTTCGGGCAAAGTTGGCTTTGCTTGCACAAATACTATGAATGAAAAGGTCATTTCTAAGGCAGCAGAAAAAGCGTTAGATATAGCTAAGGTAAGTTCTGAAGTACCACACTTCGCTCTCCCCGATACGGGCAAAGCTCCAAATGTGAAGGGTCTTTTCGATGCTCGAGTTGCTGAAATGGATCAGGAAGAAGCAATCAGCATTGCGAAGAGAGCGATAAGTGCTGCAGAGGATTTTGATAAGCGAGTAATAGCTAAAGATGGTCGCGTTCTCTTCGAGTCAGATCGAGTTGGAGTCATAAACACCCTGAGTGTTGATTTTGAAGAAAGAGGAACTCGAGCTGTAATTTATCTTGTAGGAGGAGGTGACCAAGATGGGGAAGTGACAAGTAGTTGTTATGATGCCAAGTTTAGCCGCGTGGCTAATTTAAAACCCGAAGCAATCGGAGAGAATGTAGCAAGAAAAGTTATCCAGCTTTTTGGTCCAAAACCTGTTAAAAGCTTCGAAGGTACAGTCATCTTTGGACCAGAAGCGGTCTCCTATCAAATCGTCGATGTGTTGGTGGATGCTCTGAAAGGAGATAATGCTCTGTCTGGGAGATCTGTGTGGATCAAGGATGTTGGACAAAATATTGGATCTCAGCCTCTGACAGTATCAGACAATGCAATACTCGAAAACGGATTTGGATCCAGAAGCTTTGATGATGAAGGATACCCTTCCCAAAACTCTGTTCTGATTAAAGACGGGGAACTCAAAGGTTTCCTGTACGATGCTACTACAGCTAACGCCTTTCAAAAAAGAAATACAGGTAATGCTTCACGTTCCCCTCGGGGTTTTGAGTTGGTAAACATGATAATTGGCACAAGCTACAGGACGACCCCCCAAATCAGCATATCAAACATGATGATGCATTCCGGAAGCAAAACCAAGGAACAACTTATCTCCGAAACAAAGAAAGGTGTCTTAGTCGAATCTATGGCTGGCTTTCCCCAAGAAGGCTCAGGAATGGTTAGCGCCCAGCTTTCCCAAGCATTCTTCATCTTGGATGGGGAGATAAAACATCCCATAAAGAATGGGATGGTTACTGGAGTGGTCTTCGACTGGTTAAAGCACATCACAGCAATGGGTAATGATTCTAAGCAGTTTCAAGACGCAGTAGTGCCTTCCCTTAAGGTAGAAGAAGTGAGAGTGGTCGGTGCCTAA